In Persicimonas caeni, a single window of DNA contains:
- a CDS encoding flagella basal body P-ring formation protein FlgA, which yields MIALIRISKFAVVILFLVAASCLLAYAYKSSHTCSVCKTHYATQVEVASAPHVLQKGQRLTAADITFVKVPAYFLPSRVFSKEDVPCVVGQQLNNRVEEGALLLPSDFEEPRTRADGSCANWK from the coding sequence ATGATCGCACTGATTCGCATATCGAAATTCGCAGTCGTGATTCTGTTCTTGGTCGCCGCATCATGTCTCTTGGCCTACGCCTACAAGAGCTCCCACACTTGCAGTGTATGCAAGACGCATTATGCCACGCAGGTCGAGGTCGCCAGCGCACCCCATGTCCTGCAGAAGGGCCAGCGTCTGACCGCTGCCGACATCACCTTCGTAAAGGTTCCCGCGTACTTCCTCCCCAGTCGCGTGTTCTCCAAGGAAGACGTTCCCTGTGTGGTAGGCCAGCAACTCAACAACCGAGTCGAGGAAGGAGCGCTCTTGTTGCCGAGCGACTTCGAAGAGCCGCGGACGCGCGCTGATGGGAGTTGCGCCAATTGGAAGTAG
- a CDS encoding NUDIX hydrolase — protein MPPTPEILRKHRKAARILLVDQHDRVLLLSSWFETRKCIIWLAPGGALEADESYLEAARRECWEETGLEHDGELPHVWVREHKWMWDDCPVHTHEHYFFARVDRFEPQPQQLEEYEAEVFRGHRWWTADELRDCDELIVPGDLAELLVPLLQGELPDEPLRVGV, from the coding sequence ATGCCCCCCACACCGGAAATCTTGCGCAAGCATCGCAAAGCGGCGCGCATTCTTCTCGTCGATCAGCACGATCGCGTGTTGCTTCTGTCGAGCTGGTTCGAGACACGAAAGTGCATCATCTGGCTCGCCCCGGGCGGTGCGCTCGAAGCCGACGAATCGTACCTCGAGGCTGCCAGGCGCGAGTGTTGGGAGGAGACCGGCCTCGAACACGACGGCGAGCTTCCACACGTGTGGGTTCGCGAGCACAAGTGGATGTGGGACGACTGTCCTGTGCACACCCACGAGCACTATTTCTTCGCCAGAGTCGACCGCTTCGAGCCCCAGCCCCAACAACTCGAGGAGTATGAAGCCGAAGTATTTCGCGGGCACCGATGGTGGACGGCCGACGAGTTGCGTGACTGCGACGAGCTGATCGTGCCAGGCGACCTCGCCGAGTTGTTGGTGCCGCTGCTGCAAGGCGAGCTTCCAGACGAACCGCTGCGGGTGGGCGTTTAA